The following DNA comes from Dermacentor andersoni chromosome 2, qqDerAnde1_hic_scaffold, whole genome shotgun sequence.
CGGAGTGTCCTTTATAGCtaagaaaacaagagaaacgAAAACAACCTAATGAGGCAAAGTTTTTTAGCCTTCGTTTcttctgtatgtttttttttctgagtacAGCTGTATTCCTCACGCACCGTCGGCAGACGCCCAAGTCACAAATCTTCAGAGCGCTCTGTCTTGCTAGACAGCCAGAGGTATAATAGCAGAGACACGCATAGAATGCCCGCATGTGCAAAAACCCATCGTCCCTCTTCTCTGAAGAAACGCCGAAATGACGCATTCATTTGTCAGGCGTGTTTTTTTTAGTCGTTTTTGTGCCCACGTTACTGTCGTAAATATTTACGTGTCGCTTTTGTTTCCTTGCTTTGCAGGCAAGGCTAAGTAATTGCTTTCGTAACAGAGCTCCATTCGTTTCCCGAGTCAGAGATAAACTGTCACTGCGTAGATTTGGGACTAATTACAGCTTTCTTCATTAGGCGAAGCGTGTGTGTTCTCGCACTCCAGGCGGGGTGCTTATGTACCACTGCGGAGCGCGCAGTGAAGCAAACATTGTTGCTCTGCATCCAGAAAGCACGTGCCACAGACGCAGCAAATTTCGGCACTATTTATCTTCTATCCAACCACGAAGAAAGTGAAGCTGAATACAAATATTTAAGTTACTGTGTCAGAGTGGGTGTACGCTACCGAAGAAAAAATATTCAACACAGAAACTACTACTGGTTTCTCTTGGGCAGGAATAAGCGCAAAGGGTTTGATACTTCATATTCTTCCAATGCTAAGTTTGACGGCTCAGAATTGAGAAAAGTTATTGCAGTCGTAGGAACGCCAGGAATAAAGGGCAAGAcaatatttagtttttttttagttttgcgtTCATGACTGTTGGCAGAAGCCAGACTTTGATAATATTCATAAAGCGCGTCCAGGCGTAAAGGCATgctatctatttttgtccatggACTACTGCGTTTGCACTATGTCACCTGATCATGAACTATCTTCCATTATGTATACGTGCCTCGTCTGACGGTCAACACGAACAACTAGGAGCAACGAGCAGGTGCCACACTGACATCTTAGAGGAAGGAAGAAGATGGCCACCTCGTGAGGCGTGCCCATGGTGGCGCTGAACGTGCCGCGTTCGCCGCTTACTGGTCTCTTATCTCAGAAGAACGCGATGCACAGCCGATCACAGTGCAGCAGGCGGCAGCCGAGCCCCCCTACCAGAGCCCACGGTAAGGTGAGGCAACAGAATCTCATTCCTCCGGCAAGGGTTCAGTTTCACCACGATGGCAGCGCCTACGAGTACTGCGAGCCGCATTGCAATGATGGCGCACGCAACGAGTTTCCCTGCTGCCGCCAACCAGCACCGCAGTGCATGTCCACCCCTCCTATCGAGACCTGCAGCTCGGAGACGTGCAGCGACCCGTGTGCACAAGAAGTTGGGGCACCGTGTGCCCCAACTTGCCCGTGTGCTTCAACAGATCTGGCTGTTATGGACGGCGGACCACCAGAGCCGGCTCCCAACGGGCCCGTCCCCATCCTTGTGAGCGCTGCGCCAGTAGACCTGCCTGGCTCCGGCACTCTCTTctgcgtcgtcttctttctcgcCGTGATGTTCGTCGCGGCCATAGTGGTCCAGATATACCTCATGCACGTCAACTCCTATCATGACCCCTTCCTGTCTAGATTTCAAGACTACGAGAGAGTTGACTGGCCGCAGCATCGGCAGCATAATTCGGCCGAGCGCAAAGAAAGCTCCATGCCAACCCAGCCCACTCTTCCTTGGAAGGTGAACCCTGGCTTTGGCTCGAGGCCGCACGGTTCCGTCTCGCGTCGTCCCCACGCCTACTCGAACGTCGGCAGGAGCACTCAGGCTGACGACGATAGATCGGTCGTCGGAGGACGCAAGCCGTCGGTGGCGCCTCCGCCGCAACTCCTTCGCGATTACCCGCTGCTCCTTCCTCGCGACTACCAGGGTGAAAGCAAGTCTATCTGCATGTTCCACGCCACGAGCTCCGGTAGAACGCGCAATGGCATTCACTACAAGCCCTGGAATTTCCCGTACCACCTCTGCACGCACGTCGTCTACTGCTGCGCCGGCATCTCGGCCGAGCTGGAGGTGATTTCGCGCCACGTTGACATAGATATTACTGAGGGATTCATCGCGTCCTTCACCGCGATGAAAATGAAGAACCCCTACCTGCGCGTCTACATCGGCGTTGGCAGTGACGACAAGGACCGCACGGCCTTCGCCAAGATTGTCGCGAGCGTTGGAATGCGGCAGCAGTTTGCCCAGAACGCGGTGACGTGGATGCGCCGTGCACAGTACGACGGCATGGTCCTTTACTGGAAGTACCCTTTCATGGAGCAGAAGGCGAAGCTCGTGGATACGATGCGCTACCTGCGGCAGGCGCTTCACGGCATGGACCTGACCGTGGGCATCGTGGTGCCGCTGGACGAGATGCTGCGCGACCGCTTCAACGTGTCCGAGTTGTCGAAGTCACTCGATGACTACACCATCTTAATCGACCCCATCGATACCCAGGGACCCTCTTACGACTCTACCTTCGTCCCTTTCAGGGACGGGACGGTGCGCATGTATGCCGGCGTCTTCATGAGCACACTTCGATACAGCAGCGCGGGTGATGACAAGACGAACGACGGTCGCTTTCAGCTGTGCTACATGTTTCCGGTGAACGCCGTTTCGTTTACGTTGGAACGGGCAGCCCAGACTGAGATCAATGCTCCGACCGTGGGCCCTGGGGAACCCGGACAGAGTACCGAGGTTCCGGGTGCCCTCGCCTACGACGAGGTCTGCTCTCAAACGTGGGAGAACACGCGCCGTGTGAACTACGGCGTGGTCTCGACGCGCGGCAATCAGTGGGTGGTGTACCAGAACCGGAGCTCCCTGCACGAGCTGCTGACGGCATTGGGGTATGTCACAGGCCCTGCCAAGTGTTTTGGAATCTGGGACCCATTTTGGGACGACTTCGCGGGAGCTTGCGGGGAGGGCCCGTACCCACTGACACGGGCCATCTTCGCAAAAGTTATTGGGCACAAGATTCCCTTCAAGAAAAAATCGAATCTCTGGGACTTGCTTTAGGAACACTTCGGAGCGTACGACGTGGTATTTTTGTTGTTAATATACGTAGCCTTTATTGAAAACAATATTTCCTTTTCTGTATGCGTATGCGGCCCGCGCTTAATACAGTAAGCCACTCGAATCGAATACAGTGCGTGCTAGCCTTGTAGTACAAGAAACTATATACATTCTCGCGGCAGTAGCTAGCTCTAGGCGCGGCTAGCACTTCACCAGCCATATGTGCAATTCGCTTAGTAATGCGAAAGTTTAGTCTAAAATTTCATTCATGTGCATGATTGACTACTGCGGGTGTCAGGGACGGTTACCGTTGATGATCCACCTGCGATAATTGAAACTACTTTGGACGCGCTTCGTAGGTAGTGCACCTTGAACCTTAAAACAGCATTGATTCTTCAGCATGTACCACCGAAAGCAGCGAAATAAACCGAATGAAACTGAACTGAGAGGAAGTTTTGGGTTAAGTTATTGCACAGGCACGTGTCTTAATTATTGAAAAAGCAACAAAGTACTGTGATCCTCGAAATTGttgctgatcatcatcatcatcatcatgcttcgCACTATGCTGCTTCTGCAGCATATGGTCTAACATGAATGGGATGAGCATAAAGGAGGGGGCTGCATTTATTACACGTAAAATATTTCAATATTTAATATTGTTACGCTTGTTCGCTTTCACAAATGCAGCTTGGCCAAGTACCTTCCTGCGTGAGTTCATCGTACACTCACAGAAGATAAATGTGTAGAAGCCTCGTGATATGGCCCCGGTTCGTGCCTGAATCTCTAACTCGTTTGCAAATGCGAGTGGTCTTCAAGTTTAGTGTTTCACATAAGGACGAAGAATTTCGCTTTCGGAGTCAAATGCCACGACACTGACTTACGATGCAAGATAAAAATGACATGCTATGGTCGACAGGAATACCTTATTGCCGAGAGAATTGGAGAAGGAGACCTTTcagtaaaaaaagagagaaaaaacatgaCAGATAGCGACCTTTCTCCTTTAGATTCAAATGACTTGTTCTATTTTCAATTCACGAATGCACAACTTTTTGCGTCGTTTTTCCTTTCGTTCTCTTTTTGTTTCAGGGCTTAACGTTCTTGGCTCCTGTCGTGACGATGACTCCTTGCCTTGTGGCGGCCTAGAAATATAGCGAAACTCAACACCAGTGAAACATTCGGAGACAAAGACGTCATTCTAAGTTCGCTCGGGTTTCAAGCCGTTTATTCCAGCAGTCGAGTATTCCTCCGGCTCATTTCTGTTCTCCTGTTGCGTTCGCGgcaacaaaggaaaaaagaaataagagtaGAAAGCGACATGAGTGCTTTTGCTTGGTTCATTCACTTCCCGAGCACCCTAAGAACTGTGTTCGTAGGGCGTGGCATTTGATCTTGATTTATGCTACACGCAATACCTAGGAacacgttctttttttcccccttccagGATTCcggcagcgttttttttttttctcgtgggaCGCTGACCTCGTTTTTTTGGTGTCAAGTGAATCAGGCGTTTGCTCTCGGCTCGGGCTGCATGATTTAGGAAATGTTAGCGAAATATTGCTAGAGCCCTGAATCGGTATTGAAAAGCGCAGTCTTATGTTCTCGCGGGAATTAGGAGTGAGGCGTTTACGGTTGCAAAGCGTACAATTGCATACCTAAGGCAATATTTATGCCGTAATTTCCGCGTACGTTGACGAGACGAAAGCGCGTGGTAGCTATACTGTCGATTATGTCGCCCGTTCGGAGCAAGTTtaaaggaaagatggaaaagcgAATTTGTTCCCGCTTCGCCATGTGATTCAACGGAACGCTCCCTGCAATAATTGTTCATAACGATAATTATTTCGTCATCAatgatatttaaagaaaagagaaataaaatttaAACCCCTTGATGCATATGACCACTGATCATGTGTACATGGTAGCCTGCAAGTGGGAAAACAGGGGACTCCGTGTATTTTGAATTTGTTAACTCATCACTGACCCCCATGtcaatacagagagagagagagagagagaaaaggctgGGAGGCTAATCAGACGCGCGCCTGCTTTAATACTTTGCACTATACATAAGGGCATTAAGAGATGAAAAAGAACGAGAAGGAATGCTCAGTTTGCGGTTTCATCTGGAGGTCACCTGCATGTCACAGTATGTGACGCAAGGGCTCGGTGATAACGATAATGTAAGCCACAAACGGGACACTGAACGCTATTTTATTTTGGCCAAGGGTGGCGGCCTCAAAAGCATTGTTCCTGACAATAAGGCATAAAAGGCTACGAGAAGCATTAAATCGTTGCGAAGCCCGATGTGTAACCCGCATCCCTCGTGGCGCCCTAGCCAAGACAGTATTTCACTTGTAATAAAATAAGCACATgtgtcctgtgtctttcacagactgtgacaaggagagagactggtggcggcatgtcctacacagtggagttcttttcgatcaagtacaggccgtccagaaggcccacgatacggcggtaaAGTTAAACCttaagcccggaatacatggagcgtttttgaggtgattttcgcctcacggcgccgatttgacg
Coding sequences within:
- the LOC126542165 gene encoding chitotriosidase-1-like, translated to MVALNVPRSPLTGLLSQKNAMHSRSQCSRRQPSPPTRAHGKVRQQNLIPPARVQFHHDGSAYEYCEPHCNDGARNEFPCCRQPAPQCMSTPPIETCSSETCSDPCAQEVGAPCAPTCPCASTDLAVMDGGPPEPAPNGPVPILVSAAPVDLPGSGTLFCVVFFLAVMFVAAIVVQIYLMHVNSYHDPFLSRFQDYERVDWPQHRQHNSAERKESSMPTQPTLPWKVNPGFGSRPHGSVSRRPHAYSNVGRSTQADDDRSVVGGRKPSVAPPPQLLRDYPLLLPRDYQGESKSICMFHATSSGRTRNGIHYKPWNFPYHLCTHVVYCCAGISAELEVISRHVDIDITEGFIASFTAMKMKNPYLRVYIGVGSDDKDRTAFAKIVASVGMRQQFAQNAVTWMRRAQYDGMVLYWKYPFMEQKAKLVDTMRYLRQALHGMDLTVGIVVPLDEMLRDRFNVSELSKSLDDYTILIDPIDTQGPSYDSTFVPFRDGTVRMYAGVFMSTLRYSSAGDDKTNDGRFQLCYMFPVNAVSFTLERAAQTEINAPTVGPGEPGQSTEVPGALAYDEVCSQTWENTRRVNYGVVSTRGNQWVVYQNRSSLHELLTALGYVTGPAKCFGIWDPFWDDFAGACGEGPYPLTRAIFAKVIGHKIPFKKKSNLWDLL